Proteins co-encoded in one Anaerobacillus alkaliphilus genomic window:
- a CDS encoding IS3 family transposase, with translation NYYNNYRYQWDLKKMTPVQYRDHLLNAA, from the coding sequence AATTACTACAACAATTATAGATACCAATGGGATTTAAAAAAGATGACCCCTGTACAGTACAGAGATCATCTTCTTAACGCTGCCTAG